In a genomic window of Pedobacter sp. KBS0701:
- a CDS encoding response regulator receiver domain, producing the protein MTTPFFDSSKIIANDFLQSIIFIDDRAFLKEHTEDLNQKQHDFDSLKITNAFAEKQKICAVYNPKTLKDIDNLAIIAKKADITVIDWQINLEPVAIAKDKEEEDADNDDTRGPHTLKIIKEILSDPLMGRGSLKLILVYTGEIDLPGITKTIFDELSTQNIQGLKEGDCEVFTENIKILVVAKPEIDGVHDSKFKYNKELQSKIQRYEDLPDFILNEFSSMTSGLLSNFVLRSMTVLRNNTFRLIKLYNKELDAAFITHRIMLPNQDDSVSLLIEMLSNSIEALLNYNQTNNSISKEDIGNWIETREFGEKILIANREFVVDKDFVRDCLNDSFISSIKKRWGDEISGKKEIEIKKDYEKLFKNFPYLFRSDGDTSNINEFFSILSHHKSHLKQPSAIPFLSLGSIIKQINTERYFVCLQAKCDSVRISEPRKFMFLPLELVKEGQSFNIVVDENDTLFKLKLIKSSYDIRTIIFKPTQENSTIVGVLEDPDYIFISTHGEKYKWVSDLKDAHAQRIANNYAAQVSRVGLDESEWLRRWSNNN; encoded by the coding sequence ATGACGACTCCTTTTTTTGATAGTTCCAAAATCATAGCAAATGATTTTTTACAAAGTATAATTTTTATTGATGACAGAGCCTTCTTAAAAGAACATACTGAAGACTTGAATCAAAAACAACATGATTTCGATAGTTTAAAAATTACTAATGCATTTGCTGAAAAGCAAAAAATATGTGCCGTATATAATCCAAAAACACTAAAAGATATTGATAACCTTGCAATAATTGCAAAAAAAGCCGATATAACAGTTATTGATTGGCAGATTAACCTTGAACCAGTTGCGATAGCAAAAGATAAAGAAGAAGAAGACGCAGACAATGACGATACTAGGGGGCCGCACACCTTGAAAATTATCAAGGAAATTCTTTCTGATCCATTAATGGGTAGAGGAAGTTTAAAGCTAATATTGGTCTATACTGGTGAGATTGATTTGCCTGGTATTACAAAAACTATTTTTGATGAGCTTTCAACACAAAATATACAGGGTTTGAAAGAAGGAGATTGCGAAGTTTTCACAGAAAATATTAAGATTTTAGTTGTAGCTAAACCTGAAATAGATGGGGTTCATGATTCTAAATTTAAATATAATAAAGAACTTCAATCTAAAATTCAACGGTATGAAGATTTGCCTGACTTTATTTTAAATGAGTTTAGTTCAATGACTTCAGGATTACTAAGTAATTTTGTTTTAAGATCCATGACAGTTTTACGAAATAATACTTTTAGATTGATAAAGTTATATAATAAAGAGCTTGATGCTGCCTTTATTACTCATAGGATAATGCTTCCAAATCAAGATGATTCAGTAAGTTTATTGATTGAAATGCTATCCAATTCAATTGAAGCATTATTAAATTATAATCAAACAAATAATAGCATTAGTAAGGAAGATATTGGAAATTGGATTGAAACTCGTGAATTTGGTGAGAAGATTTTAATTGCCAATAGGGAATTTGTGGTAGATAAAGATTTTGTAAGAGATTGTTTAAATGATAGTTTCATTTCTTCAATTAAAAAAAGATGGGGAGACGAAATATCTGGAAAAAAAGAAATTGAGATAAAAAAAGATTACGAAAAGCTCTTTAAAAATTTCCCTTATCTGTTTCGATCCGATGGTGATACTTCAAATATTAATGAATTTTTTTCAATTTTATCGCATCATAAAAGTCATCTAAAACAGCCATCAGCAATTCCATTTCTTTCTTTGGGAAGTATTATAAAACAAATTAATACTGAACGATATTTTGTTTGTCTTCAGGCTAAGTGTGATAGTGTAAGAATAAGCGAGCCAAGAAAATTTATGTTTTTACCTTTGGAATTAGTAAAAGAGGGTCAATCATTTAACATAGTAGTTGATGAGAATGATACACTTTTCAAGTTAAAGCTTATCAAAAGTTCATATGATATTCGGACAATAATTTTTAAGCCTACACAAGAAAACTCAACAATTGTAGGGGTTCTGGAGGATCCTGATTATATTTTTATATCTACTCATGGAGAAAAATATAAATGGGTATCTGATCTTAAAGATGCACACGCGCAAAGAATTGCTAACAATTATGCTGCTCAGGTATCAAGAGTTGGATTAGATGAATCGGAATGGCTAAGAAGATGGTCTAATAATAATTAA
- a CDS encoding ATP-dependent endonuclease: MLTSLDLLLKNIRSAKSANTFNKYIDFIQFPFYRNLEINTRINFMFPLTVFIGQNGCGKSSALHALYGSVLNKTPSEFWFDTKLDPIKYYDDAKRRHSFWYSFRESNQEKQVVKARIKRKDDPNYWETSRPLVWAGMDKKMSRNKPLLKDVLYLDFRGELSAFDKFFYFGNTKGSKAKNKQEFIRTKSVSLNNIFEGNKLLISSSKRALNDPMEILTSDELESISYILGRNYKSGKSVKHSIFRNEGYSVLFETEYALYSEAFAGSGEMAVVRLVQEVLKANDYSLILLDEPEVSLHPGAQERLKIFLLNQILIKKHQIIITSHSPSIARALPAESLKVFYQNPQNGRFLVTENLLPEEAFFHIEFPIEVPKNIIVEDRLAKDIIDSMIKSLGQATANLFNVKFNPGGESVIKKEFISVFCRTPNSKDYVIFDGDQKINDVHYDWKSFPVDSITEPFLRQKIKEQTNEEIKFSVDGGNGVSNKEQKIELLKQYLDYYNKNVFYLPGKIPEDIIWDSEKASQLIGISIVDPEELKILEIELGQLNSAKLKFAKVADIVMGNSSNESITSIHKIFIQAWILKENSEFRELKNIILQIKK; this comes from the coding sequence ATGCTAACGTCTCTCGATTTATTATTGAAAAATATTAGAAGTGCAAAATCTGCAAATACTTTTAATAAATACATAGATTTTATTCAATTCCCATTCTATAGAAATTTAGAAATTAATACCCGTATAAATTTTATGTTTCCTTTGACTGTTTTTATAGGTCAAAATGGCTGCGGTAAAAGCTCGGCATTACATGCTTTATATGGATCTGTTCTTAATAAAACTCCGTCTGAGTTTTGGTTTGACACCAAACTCGATCCTATTAAATATTATGATGACGCTAAGCGGAGGCACTCGTTTTGGTATTCATTTAGAGAAAGTAATCAAGAAAAACAAGTTGTTAAAGCGAGAATAAAAAGAAAAGACGATCCAAATTATTGGGAGACAAGCAGACCTTTAGTTTGGGCTGGAATGGATAAAAAAATGTCACGAAATAAGCCTCTTCTGAAAGACGTTTTGTATCTCGACTTTAGAGGGGAGTTAAGTGCTTTTGATAAATTCTTTTATTTTGGTAATACTAAAGGTAGTAAGGCTAAAAATAAACAAGAATTTATCAGAACAAAATCTGTATCACTTAATAATATCTTTGAAGGAAATAAATTGCTTATAAGTTCTAGCAAAAGGGCACTCAATGATCCAATGGAAATTCTGACATCTGATGAGTTGGAAAGTATTTCATATATTCTTGGGAGAAACTATAAATCTGGAAAGTCAGTAAAACATTCAATTTTTAGAAATGAGGGATATTCAGTTCTATTTGAAACAGAGTATGCATTATATTCTGAAGCTTTTGCAGGAAGTGGTGAAATGGCCGTTGTACGCTTAGTTCAAGAAGTTTTAAAGGCAAATGATTATTCATTAATTTTATTGGATGAGCCAGAAGTTTCACTTCATCCAGGTGCACAAGAAAGGTTGAAGATATTTTTACTAAATCAAATTTTAATAAAAAAGCACCAAATTATTATAACAAGTCATTCACCTTCTATTGCTCGAGCATTGCCGGCTGAATCATTAAAAGTTTTCTATCAAAACCCCCAAAATGGCAGATTTTTAGTTACTGAAAATCTATTGCCTGAGGAAGCATTTTTTCACATTGAATTTCCAATTGAGGTACCCAAGAATATAATAGTTGAAGATAGATTAGCAAAAGATATCATAGATTCTATGATTAAAAGTCTTGGACAAGCCACAGCAAATCTTTTTAACGTTAAATTTAATCCAGGCGGAGAGTCAGTAATCAAGAAAGAATTTATAAGCGTTTTTTGCAGAACACCCAATTCTAAAGATTATGTAATTTTTGACGGAGATCAAAAGATTAATGACGTCCATTATGATTGGAAGAGTTTTCCGGTAGATTCCATTACTGAACCGTTCTTGAGGCAAAAAATTAAAGAACAAACTAATGAAGAAATAAAGTTTTCTGTTGATGGCGGAAATGGCGTAAGTAATAAGGAACAAAAAATTGAGCTTTTGAAGCAATATCTCGATTATTACAATAAAAATGTTTTTTACTTACCTGGAAAAATTCCCGAAGACATTATTTGGGATTCTGAAAAGGCATCTCAATTGATAGGAATTTCTATAGTTGATCCAGAAGAGTTAAAAATTCTAGAAATTGAATTGGGCCAATTAAATTCTGCCAAATTAAAATTTGCTAAAGTTGCTGATATTGTAATGGGAAATTCTAGCAATGAATCAATCACAAGTATTCATAAAATTTTTATTCAGGCTTGGATTTTAAAAGAAAATTCCGAATTCCGTGAACTGAAGAATATTATCTTACAAATTAAGAAATAA
- a CDS encoding helix-turn-helix domain-containing protein, with protein sequence MKYTFEELPQAISVLHEKVDCIKDLLLENRSHNSQRPRDDLLTIGQAAEFLSLSVPTLYTKVSRKEIPVNKRGKRLYFSTVELSEWVRSGRKKTTEEIYSPTNGIPPPT encoded by the coding sequence ATGAAGTACACATTTGAAGAACTACCGCAGGCCATTAGCGTACTGCACGAAAAGGTAGATTGTATTAAAGACCTGTTGCTGGAAAACAGGTCGCACAATTCCCAACGTCCCCGAGACGATTTATTGACCATTGGGCAGGCTGCCGAATTTCTAAGCCTGTCTGTACCCACGCTTTACACCAAAGTGAGCCGGAAGGAAATCCCCGTGAACAAGCGGGGCAAAAGACTTTATTTCTCCACGGTGGAACTATCCGAATGGGTAAGATCGGGAAGAAAGAAAACCACTGAAGAAATCTATTCCCCAACGAACGGTATACCACCACCAACATAA
- a CDS encoding helix-turn-helix domain-containing protein produces MDIITMEDLRQFKTELLQEMKGIIGQGTESQQIGEWLRSAQVRKMLNISAGTLQNLRINGTLPYRKIGGTMYYSRVQIEKMLKGE; encoded by the coding sequence ATGGACATCATCACAATGGAAGACCTCCGCCAGTTCAAAACAGAACTGTTGCAGGAAATGAAAGGCATCATCGGTCAAGGGACGGAAAGCCAGCAAATCGGGGAATGGCTAAGGAGCGCACAGGTGCGCAAAATGCTGAACATATCAGCAGGCACTTTACAGAACCTCCGCATCAACGGGACATTGCCATACCGCAAAATTGGGGGTACAATGTACTACAGCAGGGTACAAATAGAAAAAATGCTGAAAGGAGAATAA
- a CDS encoding BfmA/BtgA family mobilization protein, whose product MEDINTKSVRYPVATDIKLEKIALKLGRTKKTTVIQMVEYFYRSKKDPLDLNDELLKKELVNGNNRIIGFFKTQEKDFLLPIFSDSGTLVTIAKQHTLYIKDIGKYMAQDLENTKKLAEGITSLQRGIARTQTHLEDKALLKLRFSKILEYYITQRESLGWTTANVKKEELQTHVRQSLENL is encoded by the coding sequence ATGGAGGATATTAATACAAAATCGGTGCGCTACCCTGTAGCCACCGATATCAAACTGGAAAAGATCGCCCTCAAGCTGGGCAGGACAAAAAAGACGACCGTCATACAAATGGTAGAATATTTCTACCGGAGCAAGAAAGATCCCTTAGACCTGAATGACGAATTGCTTAAAAAAGAGCTGGTCAACGGAAACAACCGGATTATTGGCTTTTTTAAAACGCAGGAAAAAGATTTCCTGTTGCCCATCTTCAGCGATTCGGGTACACTGGTCACCATAGCAAAACAACACACACTGTACATTAAGGATATAGGCAAGTATATGGCGCAGGATCTTGAAAATACGAAAAAGCTTGCAGAGGGTATAACTTCACTTCAACGTGGTATTGCCAGAACACAGACCCATCTGGAAGACAAAGCGTTGTTGAAATTACGATTTAGCAAGATCCTCGAATATTACATCACACAAAGGGAATCGCTGGGCTGGACTACGGCCAACGTTAAAAAAGAGGAACTGCAAACCCATGTCAGGCAATCACTGGAAAATCTATAG
- a CDS encoding DUF5712 family protein, which yields MFINITTSETGDNKGSSGALVNYLEKENQMQIEKGRGLEQENWFNGTGNEIRRQEVRMKIDGNIAKLGRSDSKFFLINISPSQKELAHLYEKYGKEGTKEKLKEFAVKVMDEYAKNFKRPGINSHKDLLWYGKHENYRYYKHTDKEVKDGTRKKGERKDGRQDHIQIIVSRKDITNRIKLSPQNTSKGKNKEHSAKLGEFNRTAFKQSGEKLFDTVFDFNRALKETIDYANIMKNGTSEQKMQMQILDDIQNEQPKAAQIAKELSKRISEGLFENIGEMITSTGKVGADFLSILMEPVYVAPQSATIDTRKKKKKKKGMDQSQGMGR from the coding sequence ATGTTTATCAACATCACCACATCAGAAACGGGAGACAATAAGGGCAGTAGCGGTGCGCTGGTTAATTACCTTGAAAAAGAGAACCAGATGCAGATTGAAAAAGGCAGAGGTCTGGAACAGGAAAATTGGTTTAACGGCACAGGTAACGAAATCCGCAGGCAGGAAGTCAGGATGAAGATAGACGGCAACATTGCCAAACTTGGACGCAGCGACAGTAAATTTTTTCTAATCAACATCAGTCCGAGCCAAAAAGAACTGGCGCACCTCTATGAGAAATACGGCAAGGAAGGTACAAAGGAAAAACTAAAGGAATTTGCGGTAAAGGTAATGGATGAGTACGCAAAGAACTTTAAAAGACCAGGCATTAACAGCCATAAAGATTTGCTCTGGTACGGCAAGCACGAAAACTACCGTTATTACAAACATACAGATAAGGAAGTAAAGGACGGGACAAGGAAAAAAGGCGAGCGCAAAGATGGAAGACAGGATCATATCCAGATCATCGTCAGCAGGAAGGACATTACGAATAGGATTAAGCTTAGCCCCCAAAATACCTCAAAGGGAAAGAACAAGGAGCATTCTGCTAAGCTTGGGGAATTTAACCGTACAGCTTTCAAACAGTCGGGCGAAAAGCTTTTTGATACGGTTTTTGACTTTAATCGTGCGCTGAAAGAAACTATTGACTATGCCAATATTATGAAGAATGGGACAAGCGAACAAAAAATGCAGATGCAGATTTTAGATGACATTCAAAACGAGCAGCCTAAAGCCGCTCAAATAGCTAAAGAATTAAGTAAGAGAATTTCAGAAGGTCTGTTTGAAAATATCGGAGAAATGATAACTTCTACGGGCAAAGTAGGAGCTGATTTTTTAAGTATTCTTATGGAACCTGTCTACGTTGCGCCACAATCAGCAACTATAGATACAAGAAAAAAGAAGAAAAAGAAAAAAGGTATGGATCAAAGTCAGGGTATGGGACGATAA
- a CDS encoding abortive infection family protein has product MAEISFLEMRVVTSFLEMGGGYVLNFSDRTFQEFVGDAVGMDILSDKYAGGTSGSKGNRLKQFMKLEDDYTVGKLFTRLHQYKLIIENEQNKVVDQSFYNEFYKISERLLSGKIIEHIDAIQATNDDKDFHQLAKLIKESIENNEPESALDRLHTFLFKFLKELCKSHNVEYSNEESINAIYGKYIKAIRSKGLIESEMAEKIIQSTFQVMQAFNDIRNNRSFAHDNPVLNYDESVFIFSNVTATVKYIQTLETKHKNAVIEEAKPDWSSNF; this is encoded by the coding sequence ATGGCCGAAATCTCATTTTTGGAAATGCGTGTTGTAACTAGTTTTTTAGAAATGGGCGGTGGATATGTCTTGAATTTTTCTGATCGTACCTTTCAAGAGTTTGTGGGTGATGCTGTAGGAATGGATATTCTTTCTGATAAATATGCAGGGGGAACATCAGGATCAAAAGGTAATCGACTTAAACAGTTTATGAAATTGGAAGATGACTATACTGTTGGCAAATTGTTTACTAGGCTTCATCAATATAAGCTGATTATTGAAAATGAGCAAAATAAGGTTGTAGACCAAAGTTTTTATAACGAATTCTATAAAATATCAGAGAGGCTACTTTCGGGCAAAATAATTGAGCATATAGACGCTATACAAGCAACAAACGACGATAAGGATTTTCACCAACTTGCAAAGCTCATAAAAGAAAGTATTGAGAATAATGAACCGGAATCAGCACTGGACAGATTACATACCTTCCTATTTAAGTTTTTAAAAGAACTTTGTAAAAGTCATAATGTAGAATATTCAAATGAGGAATCGATAAATGCTATATATGGTAAGTACATAAAAGCTATTCGGTCAAAGGGTCTAATTGAATCAGAAATGGCCGAAAAAATTATTCAGTCAACTTTCCAAGTCATGCAGGCTTTCAATGATATTCGCAATAATAGAAGTTTTGCGCATGATAATCCGGTGTTAAATTATGATGAAAGTGTATTTATTTTTAGTAATGTCACAGCCACTGTAAAATACATCCAAACATTAGAAACCAAGCATAAAAATGCCGTTATTGAAGAGGCTAAACCTGATTGGTCTAGCAATTTCTAA
- a CDS encoding helix-turn-helix domain-containing protein yields the protein METPTKSNKVHIGRKISRIREIRGIKQDFLAIELGVSQQTISKIEQSEEVEESTLEKIATVLGVTVEGIKNFTEEGIVNYFNTFNDEVTHSFNAYHGCTFNPLDKLMEALEANKDLYERLLASEREKNELLKK from the coding sequence ATGGAAACGCCTACAAAATCAAACAAAGTGCACATCGGCAGAAAGATCAGCCGTATCAGGGAAATACGTGGAATAAAACAAGATTTTCTTGCTATTGAACTTGGCGTAAGCCAACAGACGATTTCTAAAATTGAGCAAAGCGAAGAAGTAGAAGAGTCGACTTTAGAAAAAATTGCTACTGTTTTGGGTGTCACTGTTGAAGGGATAAAAAATTTTACAGAAGAGGGTATTGTCAACTATTTTAATACTTTTAATGATGAAGTAACACATTCATTCAACGCTTACCATGGCTGCACATTTAATCCTCTTGATAAACTAATGGAAGCTTTAGAAGCAAATAAGGATTTATATGAGCGCCTGCTTGCTAGTGAGCGTGAAAAAAACGAACTTCTTAAAAAATAA
- a CDS encoding HEPN domain-containing protein gives METQFSQSGQFQKENFSGFIKELVQKFKPEQIYSFGKYIDFKVNNGCFIENHSVENYHYFLLMVTESVTRIEHEVQDFANNHYPFGKITILAHGKETIAEAIKANNRFFITIYNEGQILYSRDGMVQPFQATSLIPTQGAVKAQKHYNHRFPLATGFLKSAKECLTNQHHNLSAFMAHQVVEQCCIVLIRVHLAYRSDIHNLYRQLRMCDSFSPAPSRLFLSGSEEDKRLFDIMVKSYSAARYKDDFKVEQADAEQIFTRASTFLKLTEIMCGDKIKSLAQVAESYTQLKKESEVDHAG, from the coding sequence ATGGAAACACAATTCTCGCAATCTGGCCAGTTCCAGAAAGAAAACTTTTCCGGCTTTATCAAAGAGCTGGTTCAAAAATTCAAGCCCGAGCAAATCTATAGCTTTGGAAAATATATCGATTTTAAAGTCAATAACGGGTGCTTCATAGAGAACCACAGCGTAGAAAATTATCATTATTTTTTATTGATGGTGACCGAAAGCGTTACCAGAATTGAACACGAGGTACAAGACTTTGCCAATAATCATTATCCTTTCGGCAAGATTACTATATTAGCTCATGGGAAAGAAACTATTGCAGAGGCAATAAAGGCCAATAACAGGTTTTTCATTACCATTTATAACGAGGGCCAGATTCTTTATAGTCGGGATGGTATGGTACAACCTTTCCAAGCTACAAGTTTGATACCTACACAGGGAGCAGTAAAAGCCCAAAAACATTACAACCACCGCTTTCCACTGGCAACAGGTTTTTTAAAAAGCGCAAAAGAATGCCTGACGAACCAACATCACAATTTAAGTGCATTTATGGCGCACCAGGTAGTAGAACAATGCTGTATTGTTTTGATCAGGGTTCACTTGGCTTACCGCTCTGATATACACAACCTATATAGACAGCTTCGGATGTGCGATAGTTTTTCTCCGGCACCATCAAGGCTATTCTTATCGGGCAGTGAAGAGGACAAACGGCTCTTTGATATCATGGTAAAAAGTTATTCCGCTGCACGTTATAAGGATGACTTTAAGGTTGAACAAGCCGATGCAGAGCAAATTTTTACCCGTGCTTCAACCTTTTTAAAGCTTACTGAAATTATGTGCGGTGACAAGATAAAATCCCTTGCACAAGTGGCGGAATCATACACACAATTAAAAAAAGAAAGTGAGGTGGATCATGCCGGATAA
- a CDS encoding ORF6N domain-containing protein, producing the protein METKIKISDELVMNQIYMIRGHKVMLDSDLAELYGVETKQLKRQVKRNAERFPEDFMFELNTEEQKILRSQFGTLRHGAHSKYNIMAFTEQGVAMLSSVLNSTRAIEVNIQIIRIFTRMRHVLSDNTEIRLEIEKIKGKLDNQDKNMEIVFRYLDELLEKQERPAPKRTRIGFKPDEL; encoded by the coding sequence ATGGAAACAAAGATCAAAATTTCTGATGAACTGGTTATGAACCAGATTTACATGATAAGAGGGCATAAAGTGATGCTGGATTCGGATCTGGCTGAACTATACGGAGTGGAAACCAAACAGCTAAAGCGGCAGGTAAAAAGAAATGCAGAACGTTTTCCCGAAGATTTCATGTTTGAGTTGAATACGGAGGAACAGAAAATCTTAAGGAGCCAATTTGGCACCTTAAGACATGGGGCCCACTCGAAATATAACATCATGGCCTTTACCGAACAAGGCGTAGCGATGCTTTCCAGCGTGCTAAACAGTACAAGGGCTATTGAGGTAAACATCCAGATCATCCGCATTTTTACCAGAATGCGCCATGTGCTATCCGACAATACAGAGATCAGGCTGGAAATTGAAAAGATTAAAGGAAAACTGGATAACCAGGACAAAAACATGGAGATCGTTTTCCGCTACCTAGACGAACTGCTGGAGAAACAGGAACGGCCAGCACCGAAAAGGACACGAATTGGGTTCAAACCCGACGAACTGTAG
- a CDS encoding site-specific integrase produces MKTNFSLLFYLKKPKNYVKGAIPVYLRITVDGKPVEMSASRKCEPELWNTKAGHMIGTKEDAKTLNSYLDKMKADVIAAHTALCVEDAEISAEGVKCKYLGKAEKAHTIMEAIKIHNTNMAALVEKEDYAEGTLRRFRVLEKHVKEYLSFKYQTGDLNIRNIDHEFIDGFDFYLHTSKDNDTNTASKHLKNLGKIVRICLRNKWIIVDPFFGYKLKSKLVQSEYLTADELQNIAGKKYSTARLTQVRDFFLFSCYTGLSYADVQKLKQTDIRIGIDGEKWLFSYRKKTGTPVAVPLIPIAADILERYKDHPLCVNQNRALPVSSNQKMNEYLVEIAALSGIVKTLGNRIAKRTFATTVTLLNGVPIESVSKMMGHTNIRTTQLYAKMLDEKVSSDMAPLRQIFASI; encoded by the coding sequence ATGAAAACTAATTTCAGTCTGCTCTTCTACCTGAAGAAACCAAAAAATTATGTTAAAGGTGCTATTCCTGTTTATCTAAGGATTACCGTTGACGGAAAACCTGTGGAAATGTCCGCCAGCAGAAAATGTGAACCGGAATTGTGGAACACCAAAGCGGGTCACATGATCGGCACTAAGGAAGATGCCAAAACTTTAAATTCCTATCTCGACAAAATGAAAGCGGACGTTATTGCTGCCCATACTGCCTTATGCGTAGAAGACGCAGAGATATCCGCTGAGGGCGTTAAATGCAAGTATCTGGGCAAGGCAGAAAAAGCACACACCATTATGGAGGCCATTAAAATCCATAATACAAACATGGCCGCACTTGTAGAAAAGGAAGATTATGCGGAAGGCACTTTGAGACGGTTTAGAGTGCTTGAAAAGCACGTTAAAGAATATCTTTCATTCAAATATCAAACAGGTGACCTCAACATCCGAAATATAGACCATGAGTTTATTGATGGTTTCGATTTTTACCTGCACACCTCAAAGGATAATGATACCAATACCGCCAGTAAGCATCTTAAGAATCTGGGGAAAATAGTCCGCATATGTCTCAGAAACAAATGGATCATCGTTGATCCCTTCTTTGGTTATAAGCTGAAATCAAAGCTTGTACAAAGTGAGTACCTTACTGCGGATGAACTGCAAAACATTGCAGGCAAAAAATACAGTACCGCAAGACTAACGCAAGTTCGGGATTTCTTTCTGTTTAGCTGTTATACAGGGCTGTCCTATGCCGATGTGCAAAAACTCAAACAAACTGACATACGTATTGGTATTGACGGGGAAAAGTGGCTGTTTAGCTACCGCAAAAAAACTGGTACGCCTGTAGCCGTCCCGCTTATTCCAATAGCCGCCGATATTCTGGAAAGGTATAAAGATCACCCTCTCTGTGTCAATCAGAACAGGGCGCTACCGGTTTCCAGCAATCAAAAAATGAACGAATATTTGGTGGAGATTGCCGCCCTGTCGGGCATCGTCAAAACATTGGGCAACCGTATTGCTAAGCGCACTTTTGCCACTACAGTTACCCTGCTGAATGGTGTGCCTATTGAAAGCGTATCAAAAATGATGGGACATACCAATATACGCACCACCCAACTTTATGCAAAAATGCTGGATGAAAAGGTAAGCAGTGACATGGCACCTTTGAGACAGATATTTGCCTCAATTTAA
- a CDS encoding NUDIX domain-containing protein, which translates to MRKYLNQKPVLVAVDCIIFGYDGEQLKLLVIKRAIEPIKDQWSLMGGFIGENENLDGAAKRILLELTGLHDVYLEQLHAYGSPDRDPIERTVSVVYFALIDINKYSKQINDQFHAEWFTLKEVPELIFDHNIMVKAAMDKIRYQAALHPVLFELLPKRFTIPQLQALYEQVYDAPIDNRNFIRKITASGLLIKQNEKDKSSSRRGAFYFKLDKNKHKAQFQSFLNFIPKATK; encoded by the coding sequence ATGAGAAAATATTTAAATCAAAAACCTGTATTGGTTGCCGTAGACTGTATTATTTTTGGTTACGACGGCGAACAACTGAAACTTTTGGTTATTAAAAGGGCCATTGAGCCAATAAAAGATCAATGGAGCTTAATGGGCGGTTTTATTGGCGAAAACGAAAACCTGGATGGCGCTGCGAAGCGAATCCTTTTAGAGCTTACCGGCCTGCATGATGTATATCTGGAGCAGCTGCATGCTTATGGCAGCCCCGATCGTGATCCTATTGAGCGTACGGTATCGGTGGTATATTTTGCGCTGATCGACATCAATAAATACAGCAAACAGATTAATGATCAGTTCCATGCCGAATGGTTTACGCTTAAAGAAGTACCTGAACTGATTTTCGACCATAACATTATGGTAAAAGCAGCGATGGATAAAATCCGTTACCAGGCCGCCCTCCACCCTGTTTTGTTTGAGTTATTACCTAAACGCTTTACCATACCGCAATTGCAGGCTTTATATGAACAGGTGTACGATGCACCGATTGATAACCGTAACTTTATCCGTAAAATTACGGCTAGTGGTTTACTCATTAAACAAAACGAGAAAGATAAATCGAGCTCGAGGCGTGGTGCTTTCTACTTTAAGCTCGATAAAAACAAACACAAAGCACAGTTTCAGTCGTTTTTAAACTTTATACCCAAGGCCACTAAATAA